In the genome of Hymenobacter cellulosivorans, one region contains:
- a CDS encoding acyl-CoA thioesterase — translation MYSSDTQIRVRYAETDQMGYVYHGNYAAYFEVARTEAFRQLGIRYKDLEADGVGMPVGEIRTRFRRPARYDDLLTVRLLLKQPAEGSRVMFEYEIYNEAQELLTEGHTLMVFVSTATGRPVPIPTEIQNKLAPYFSDDELTGPITPAAQKLPAEAPAAAAFVPNKSAKPTE, via the coding sequence ATGTACTCTTCCGACACCCAGATCCGCGTGCGTTACGCCGAAACCGACCAGATGGGCTACGTCTATCATGGCAACTACGCGGCTTACTTCGAAGTGGCCCGCACCGAGGCGTTCCGGCAGCTGGGCATCCGCTACAAAGACCTGGAGGCCGATGGGGTAGGAATGCCGGTAGGGGAGATACGCACCCGGTTCCGCCGACCCGCCCGCTACGATGATTTGCTCACGGTGCGCCTGCTGCTCAAGCAGCCGGCCGAAGGTTCCCGGGTCATGTTCGAGTACGAAATCTACAATGAGGCCCAGGAACTGCTGACCGAGGGCCACACGTTGATGGTGTTTGTAAGCACGGCTACCGGCCGTCCCGTCCCGATTCCGACTGAAATCCAAAACAAGCTGGCTCCGTACTTTTCGGATGACGAGCTGACCGGCCCCATCACCCCAGCCGCGCAGAAATTGCCCGCTGAAGCGCCGGCTGCGGCGGCCTTTGTGCCCAACAAGTCTGCTAAACCAACCGAGTAA
- a CDS encoding YihY/virulence factor BrkB family protein has product MRLPVRRYHLPDVRRRRSYRKFIVWLKQLHIAHGRASVYDVVDRMIQELKLDSISKRASYMAFNLTVALFPTIIFLFTLIPYIPVPNLNVDILQFLGDIIPREMYVAVSGTIEDIVNIPHGGLLSFGFAAALVLSSNGIMALLDAFEKKYPSFKRRTYLRKRVIATLLTVVLSAVLLLAIVGIFFGTYIIDALVFHEIVPEQFTNQLISILKYGSVVGLFLLTTCLVYYYVPPIHDKWPFLSAGAVVATLLIFLVSFLFILYVKIFDSYNHFYGSIGTLVGFMVWLDFVCMTLILGFEINVSIDAVTGRLKSR; this is encoded by the coding sequence ATGCGCCTGCCCGTTCGCCGCTACCACCTGCCCGACGTGCGCCGCCGGCGTTCCTACCGCAAGTTTATTGTGTGGCTGAAGCAGTTGCACATTGCCCACGGCCGGGCCTCGGTCTACGACGTGGTGGACCGCATGATTCAGGAGCTCAAGCTTGACAGCATTAGCAAGCGGGCTTCCTACATGGCTTTCAACCTGACGGTGGCCCTGTTTCCGACTATCATCTTCCTTTTCACGCTGATTCCCTACATTCCGGTACCCAACCTGAATGTGGACATCCTGCAATTCCTGGGCGACATTATCCCCCGGGAAATGTACGTGGCCGTGTCGGGCACCATCGAGGATATCGTGAACATCCCGCACGGAGGCTTGCTGTCCTTCGGTTTTGCGGCGGCTTTGGTGCTGAGCTCCAACGGCATCATGGCCCTGCTCGACGCGTTTGAAAAGAAGTACCCCTCGTTTAAGCGCCGCACCTACCTGCGCAAGCGCGTCATTGCCACCTTGCTCACGGTAGTGCTGTCGGCGGTGCTGCTGCTGGCCATTGTGGGTATCTTCTTCGGTACCTATATCATCGATGCGCTGGTGTTCCACGAAATCGTGCCCGAGCAGTTCACCAACCAGCTGATTTCCATCCTGAAGTATGGCTCGGTAGTCGGCCTGTTTTTGCTCACGACCTGCTTGGTGTACTACTACGTGCCGCCCATTCACGACAAGTGGCCTTTTCTCTCGGCCGGGGCTGTGGTAGCTACGCTGCTGATCTTCCTGGTTTCTTTCCTGTTTATTCTCTACGTCAAGATTTTCGACAGCTACAACCACTTCTACGGCTCTATCGGCACGCTGGTGGGGTTCATGGTCTGGCTGGACTTTGTGTGCATGACCCTGATTCTGGGCTTCGAAATCAACGTCAGTATCGACGCCGTGACCGGGCGGCTGAAAAGTCGGTAA